Proteins encoded together in one Caldicellulosiruptor saccharolyticus DSM 8903 window:
- the hisH gene encoding imidazole glycerol phosphate synthase subunit HisH, with product MKRICIVDYGMGNLRSVQKAFEYLGFNPIVTSNKDEVEMCEAIVLPGVGAFDVAYKNLEKLNLLEVLKRKLNDAIFLGICLGYQLLYEFSEEGNCEGLKVLKGSVKRFPKKDTIKIPHMGWNKIKVKNNSKLLKGLDGQYVYFVHSYYVDNKDKEIVSSTCEHGIEFDSSIEKGNIFATQFHPEKSGEVGLEILRNFGGLI from the coding sequence TTGAAAAGGATTTGTATTGTAGACTATGGAATGGGTAACCTGAGAAGTGTACAAAAGGCTTTTGAATACTTGGGATTTAATCCTATTGTCACTTCAAACAAAGATGAAGTGGAAATGTGTGAAGCAATTGTATTGCCGGGAGTAGGTGCGTTTGATGTAGCTTATAAGAACCTTGAGAAACTTAACTTGCTTGAGGTTCTGAAAAGAAAGTTAAATGACGCAATTTTCCTTGGGATATGCTTGGGATATCAACTTCTTTATGAATTCAGTGAAGAAGGAAATTGTGAAGGACTAAAGGTTTTAAAAGGCAGTGTAAAAAGATTTCCTAAAAAGGATACTATTAAGATTCCTCATATGGGATGGAATAAGATAAAGGTAAAAAATAACTCAAAACTTTTAAAAGGGTTAGATGGACAGTATGTTTATTTTGTTCACTCATACTATGTTGACAACAAAGACAAAGAAATAGTTTCATCTACATGTGAACATGGGATAGAGTTTGACTCTTCTATTGAAAAAGGCAATATCTTTGCAACCCAATTTCATCCAGAAAAAAGTGGTGAAGTTGGACTCGAAATCTTAAGAAATTTTGGGGGATTAATATGA
- the hisB gene encoding imidazoleglycerol-phosphate dehydratase HisB, giving the protein MNARIAEVQRKTKETEIKMVLNIDGDGEYKISTGIGFFDHMLQLFCHHGKFNIQVEAKGDLHIDDHHTIEDVGIVLGQAFLKAISDKRGIKRYSHIILPMDEALIMVAIDISGRPYLAFDVDFRLPKLGEMNSQMVVEFFRAFVSSAKVTLHVKKISGENDHHVCEAIFKAFGRVLKDACTIVDDKIPSSKGVL; this is encoded by the coding sequence ATGAATGCGCGCATTGCTGAGGTCCAAAGAAAAACCAAGGAGACAGAAATCAAAATGGTTTTGAACATTGACGGGGATGGAGAGTATAAAATCTCAACAGGTATAGGTTTTTTTGACCACATGCTGCAGCTTTTTTGCCATCACGGCAAATTTAACATCCAGGTTGAGGCAAAAGGTGACCTTCACATTGATGACCATCACACGATTGAAGATGTAGGTATAGTGTTAGGGCAGGCATTTTTAAAAGCCATTTCGGACAAAAGGGGTATAAAAAGATACTCTCATATAATCTTGCCAATGGATGAAGCACTTATAATGGTTGCTATTGATATCTCTGGAAGACCTTATTTGGCTTTTGATGTAGATTTTAGATTACCAAAGCTTGGTGAAATGAACTCTCAAATGGTGGTTGAATTTTTCAGGGCGTTTGTTTCTTCTGCCAAAGTAACCCTTCATGTGAAAAAGATTTCAGGTGAAAATGACCATCACGTTTGTGAGGCAATTTTCAAAGCGTTTGGCAGAGTTTTAAAAGACGCTTGTACAATTGTTGATGACAAAATACCATCGTCAAAGGGAGTGCTGTGA
- the hisC gene encoding histidinol-phosphate transaminase, with protein MFRAKLASFSNYSTPVFDCIVKADSNENLLDYPKDLETLIMDVLKKSIKNLCFYPEINAQPLKEELAKFYGLEKENFIIGNGSDQLIQLIIQAACEKDDFIFTLYPSFTMYKITAELFDVNHTFLDITQSWEIDIQEVIKKISQNDKIKVVFIDTPNNPTGIALEYEKIKLIAESFPERLIVIDNAYGEYCDIDYLDLALKNKNVLLLKTFSKIGFAGIRCGYAIANEKIIGNLHKVKPPYNVNALTQQIAITVLKNFNKLKDNINIIKSERLRMTRSLQEFYFILPSQANFISIVDEEADSIFDYLKEKKILVKKFNMGDKKLLRITLGKPNDNDIILENLINYKRGK; from the coding sequence ATGTTTAGAGCAAAATTGGCTTCATTTTCAAATTATTCAACACCTGTTTTTGACTGTATTGTGAAAGCAGATAGTAATGAAAATCTTTTAGACTATCCCAAGGATTTGGAAACTCTCATAATGGATGTTTTAAAGAAAAGTATAAAAAACTTATGCTTCTATCCTGAGATAAATGCACAGCCTTTAAAAGAAGAGCTTGCAAAGTTCTATGGACTTGAAAAAGAAAACTTTATAATAGGAAATGGCTCAGACCAGCTTATTCAACTCATTATCCAAGCCGCTTGTGAAAAAGATGATTTTATCTTCACACTATATCCGTCCTTTACGATGTATAAAATTACAGCTGAGCTATTTGATGTGAACCACACTTTCTTAGACATTACACAAAGTTGGGAAATCGATATCCAAGAGGTTATTAAAAAGATAAGTCAAAATGACAAAATTAAAGTGGTTTTCATTGATACACCAAACAATCCAACGGGTATAGCATTGGAATATGAAAAGATCAAGCTGATTGCAGAATCTTTTCCAGAAAGATTAATTGTAATTGACAACGCATATGGCGAATACTGTGATATTGATTATTTGGATTTAGCCCTCAAAAATAAAAATGTACTACTATTAAAGACATTTTCTAAGATAGGATTTGCAGGGATAAGGTGTGGGTATGCAATTGCAAATGAGAAAATTATTGGAAATTTACATAAGGTAAAGCCACCCTATAATGTAAATGCATTGACGCAACAAATTGCAATAACAGTATTAAAAAATTTTAATAAGCTAAAAGACAACATTAACATTATAAAAAGTGAAAGACTAAGGATGACAAGAAGCTTACAAGAATTTTACTTCATTTTGCCATCTCAAGCAAACTTTATATCAATAGTAGATGAGGAAGCTGACTCTATTTTTGACTATTTAAAGGAAAAAAAGATTCTTGTCAAGAAGTTTAATATGGGGGACAAAAAGCTTCTTAGAATTACATTGGGCAAGCCAAATGACAATGATATAATATTAGAAAACCTTATTAATTATAAGAGAGGTAAATAA
- the hisD gene encoding histidinol dehydrogenase → MKILKGKRELEQFLSNLDSIGYQTVEEIEDKVKRIIADVKLKKDEAILNYTRLFDCKEFDLEDLIVKEEEIDRAFFECQKEDNKFVQALELAYENIYQYHLKQKEETWLFTKGDTILGQIVRPLERVGIYVPGGNGSYPSTVLMNSIPAKVAGVKEIIMVTPPDKEKKINKYTLAAAKICGVNKIFKVGGAQAIAALAFGTELIPKVEKIVGPGNIYVAIAKKILFGNVDIDSIAGPSEVLIIADSFANPKYVAADLLSQAEHDAMARCILITTSQDLALEVNKKVDEMLKANPNQIAAQSIERNGVIIIVEDLDDAVEIANRICPEHLELCCKNSEDLIFKIKNAGAIFVGEFSPEPIGDYIAGPNHVLPTSGTARFFSPLGVYDFVKRISLIKYSKEQFLKDAPFAIEIAQKEGFLFHANSLKVRLEDV, encoded by the coding sequence GTGAAGATACTAAAAGGCAAAAGAGAATTGGAGCAATTTTTAAGCAATTTAGATTCTATTGGTTATCAGACTGTTGAAGAAATAGAAGATAAAGTCAAAAGAATAATTGCTGATGTAAAGTTAAAAAAAGATGAAGCTATTTTGAATTATACAAGACTTTTTGACTGCAAAGAATTTGATCTTGAGGATTTGATTGTAAAAGAAGAAGAAATTGATAGGGCTTTTTTTGAATGCCAAAAAGAGGATAATAAATTTGTGCAAGCTTTAGAATTGGCTTATGAAAATATTTATCAATATCACTTGAAACAAAAAGAAGAGACTTGGCTTTTTACCAAAGGTGATACAATCTTGGGTCAGATAGTGCGGCCGTTAGAAAGAGTTGGAATTTATGTACCAGGTGGTAATGGTTCATACCCTTCAACCGTTTTGATGAATTCTATTCCTGCAAAGGTAGCAGGTGTAAAGGAAATAATTATGGTAACTCCTCCAGACAAAGAAAAGAAGATAAATAAATATACCTTGGCAGCTGCCAAGATATGTGGAGTAAACAAAATTTTTAAAGTTGGAGGAGCACAAGCAATTGCTGCGCTTGCATTTGGGACAGAGCTGATTCCAAAAGTCGAAAAGATTGTTGGGCCAGGAAACATTTATGTTGCTATTGCTAAAAAAATCTTGTTTGGAAATGTGGACATTGACTCCATTGCAGGTCCGAGTGAGGTTTTGATTATTGCAGACAGCTTTGCAAACCCCAAATATGTGGCAGCTGATTTACTATCTCAGGCAGAACATGACGCAATGGCAAGATGTATTTTAATAACAACTTCTCAAGACCTTGCCCTTGAGGTAAATAAAAAAGTAGATGAAATGTTAAAAGCAAATCCAAACCAAATAGCTGCTCAGTCTATTGAAAGAAATGGTGTAATAATAATAGTTGAGGATTTAGATGATGCTGTTGAGATTGCAAATAGGATTTGCCCTGAACACCTTGAGCTTTGTTGCAAAAATTCAGAAGATTTAATCTTTAAAATAAAGAATGCAGGGGCAATCTTTGTTGGAGAATTTTCACCAGAGCCAATTGGCGACTATATTGCAGGACCAAATCATGTGTTGCCTACATCTGGTACTGCCCGATTTTTCTCGCCTCTTGGCGTTTATGATTTTGTCAAGAGAATTAGTTTGATAAAATATTCGAAAGAACAATTTTTAAAGGATGCACCATTTGCAATTGAGATTGCACAAAAGGAAGGGTTTTTATTCCACGCAAACTCTTTGAAAGTGAGGTTAGAAGATGTTTAG
- the hisG gene encoding ATP phosphoribosyltransferase: MVTIALPKGRLTEEATELFQRSSLISIDISQETRKLVLEDPRGNLRFLMVKPFDVPTYVEYGIADMGIVGKDVLLEVNKKVYELLDLKIGKCFIALAGPKGLREELLKKPEKIIATKFPNITKEYFENVLGEDVQIIKLNGSVELAPILGLSDMIVDIVESGRTLRENGLEVYEKLYDISARLIINRASLKLKREIEGIVNCLERMILQ, translated from the coding sequence ATGGTAACAATAGCATTGCCAAAGGGAAGATTGACAGAAGAGGCAACTGAGCTTTTTCAAAGATCTTCTCTTATTTCCATTGATATTTCTCAAGAGACAAGGAAACTTGTACTTGAGGACCCACGTGGTAATCTTCGATTTTTGATGGTAAAGCCCTTTGATGTTCCCACATATGTAGAGTATGGGATTGCTGACATGGGAATTGTAGGGAAAGATGTTTTACTTGAGGTAAATAAAAAGGTGTATGAGCTCTTAGACCTGAAAATTGGAAAGTGCTTTATTGCTTTGGCAGGTCCAAAAGGCTTGAGAGAAGAGCTTTTAAAAAAGCCGGAGAAAATAATAGCAACAAAATTTCCTAATATAACAAAAGAATACTTTGAAAATGTCCTTGGAGAAGATGTTCAGATAATAAAGCTCAATGGTTCTGTGGAGCTTGCTCCTATCTTGGGGCTTTCTGATATGATAGTGGACATTGTTGAAAGTGGGAGAACTCTTAGAGAAAATGGGCTTGAGGTGTATGAAAAGCTCTATGATATAAGTGCGCGCTTGATTATAAACAGAGCAAGTCTTAAATTAAAGAGAGAAATAGAAGGAATTGTAAATTGTTTGGAAAGGATGATATTGCAGTGA
- a CDS encoding ATP phosphoribosyltransferase regulatory subunit yields the protein MSRKFVDYYPLTSRLLEEIRRKTLSLFKKFGYLLIEPSTFEDYEKLKSLNGQNSIKFMDSDGTIISLRNEFTPKVAEIGAKNGGEAYPIKYCYFGRAFQFLQQEAGDLREFYQAGVENFHTSDSYYIDLEILILAIESLLQLGVDNFTIDIGEVNFFKGIAADYGIDDASAEILCKLVDKKDYIGIENFLIKKGISEKVIDVFRNLTRLYGKKDKIDDAYKFAKNEISKSAIERLKEIFDKLSKLGYEKYISIDFGMVKHLNYYTGIIFSGYLPKLGYPVLNGGRYDNLCETFGKRLYAIGFALGVDRILNWMMKKDEAKSNLYKAALFYKEGFFEVAIEKLLRFEKEVYFYSNPTDIQQAITVSKKLKIGEFYYIDEEGIKRYDVED from the coding sequence ATGAGCAGAAAATTTGTAGATTACTATCCTCTGACAAGTAGACTCTTAGAAGAAATACGACGGAAGACATTATCTCTTTTTAAAAAATTTGGTTACTTGCTAATAGAACCATCTACATTTGAAGATTATGAGAAATTAAAAAGTTTAAATGGTCAAAATTCAATAAAATTTATGGACAGTGATGGAACAATTATATCTCTGAGAAATGAGTTTACACCAAAAGTAGCAGAAATCGGAGCTAAAAATGGAGGAGAAGCTTATCCAATTAAATACTGCTACTTTGGAAGAGCCTTTCAATTTCTACAACAGGAGGCTGGAGACTTAAGAGAGTTTTACCAAGCTGGGGTTGAAAACTTTCATACATCGGATAGTTATTACATAGATTTAGAAATTTTGATTTTGGCAATTGAAAGTCTTTTGCAGCTTGGAGTTGACAATTTCACAATTGATATTGGAGAGGTCAACTTCTTCAAAGGAATAGCAGCTGATTATGGAATAGACGACGCTTCAGCAGAAATTTTATGTAAGTTAGTAGACAAAAAGGATTATATTGGGATTGAGAATTTTTTAATAAAAAAAGGAATTTCAGAGAAAGTGATAGATGTATTTAGAAATCTTACTCGACTTTATGGTAAAAAGGATAAAATAGACGATGCTTATAAGTTTGCTAAGAATGAAATTTCAAAATCTGCAATAGAGAGGTTAAAAGAGATATTCGATAAACTAAGTAAACTGGGATATGAAAAGTACATCTCAATTGACTTTGGGATGGTAAAACATTTAAACTATTACACAGGAATAATATTTTCTGGCTATCTTCCTAAATTAGGGTATCCAGTTTTGAATGGAGGAAGGTATGATAACTTATGTGAGACGTTTGGTAAGAGATTGTATGCTATTGGATTTGCCCTGGGAGTCGACAGAATTTTAAATTGGATGATGAAAAAGGATGAAGCAAAATCTAACCTCTACAAAGCTGCTTTATTTTATAAAGAAGGATTTTTTGAGGTGGCAATTGAAAAGCTTTTGAGGTTTGAAAAAGAAGTTTATTTTTACAGCAATCCAACTGATATTCAACAAGCTATTACTGTAAGCAAAAAACTCAAGATAGGTGAATTTTACTATATTGATGAAGAGGGAATAAAAAGATATGATGTGGAGGATTAA
- a CDS encoding QueT transporter family protein yields the protein MIKKINIQVIARAALIAALYFVLTSFLPAISYGPIQVRISEALTLLPALMPISATLGLFIGCFLANLYGMVISITGIYDVIFGSLATLIAAIITTKIKKRAFLPLPTIIVNAIVVSSYIWYYFINSLKIEWLKNLNPILRYLFTVLSIGTGEAIATYILGLPLFIAIEKQLRGKKLI from the coding sequence TTGATAAAAAAAATTAATATTCAGGTTATTGCAAGGGCAGCCTTGATTGCTGCACTTTATTTTGTTTTGACCTCATTTTTACCCGCGATATCTTACGGACCTATACAAGTAAGAATTTCTGAGGCTTTGACTCTTCTTCCTGCTCTGATGCCAATTTCCGCAACACTTGGACTTTTTATTGGATGCTTTTTAGCAAATCTTTATGGAATGGTGATAAGCATAACTGGAATATATGATGTTATATTTGGGTCTTTGGCCACTTTGATAGCTGCTATAATAACAACTAAAATTAAGAAAAGAGCATTTTTGCCATTGCCGACGATAATTGTGAATGCTATAGTGGTTTCGAGCTATATTTGGTACTACTTTATAAACAGCTTAAAAATAGAGTGGTTGAAAAACTTGAATCCTATTTTAAGATATCTATTTACTGTACTTTCCATCGGAACCGGTGAGGCAATTGCAACGTATATTTTAGGACTACCCTTGTTCATAGCTATAGAAAAACAGCTCAGAGGCAAAAAACTAATCTGA
- the phoU gene encoding phosphate signaling complex protein PhoU produces MTRPTFENELKELHLDILKMGAMAEEAIDKAIHALKTKDIDLAQKIIENDDKIDTLTEEIEKKCAIVIATQQPLASDLRLIITAMRIATDIERIADHAEDISQITIKLAKESYIKPLIDIPKMADITRSMLKDALDSYVNSDIDLAKSVVKRDDIVDQMYQSLIDELEQIMKTNSSAISQCIQFLLVIKYLERIADHSTNIAEWVVYKITGMHKHDWERR; encoded by the coding sequence ATGACAAGACCAACGTTTGAAAATGAACTAAAAGAGTTACACTTAGATATCCTAAAGATGGGAGCAATGGCTGAGGAGGCGATTGACAAAGCAATACATGCCTTAAAGACTAAAGATATTGATCTTGCTCAAAAGATTATTGAAAATGATGACAAGATTGATACTCTTACTGAAGAGATAGAGAAAAAGTGTGCAATTGTAATTGCAACTCAGCAGCCTCTTGCAAGTGACCTGAGGCTTATAATCACTGCTATGAGGATTGCCACAGACATTGAGAGAATTGCAGACCATGCAGAAGATATTTCTCAGATAACAATTAAATTAGCAAAAGAATCATATATAAAGCCTCTTATTGATATTCCAAAAATGGCAGATATCACTCGTTCTATGTTAAAAGATGCACTTGACTCTTATGTAAATTCTGATATAGATCTTGCAAAATCTGTTGTGAAAAGAGATGACATAGTAGATCAGATGTACCAGAGTTTAATAGATGAATTAGAACAGATAATGAAAACAAATTCAAGTGCTATTTCACAGTGTATACAATTTCTGCTTGTTATAAAATATTTGGAGAGAATAGCAGACCACTCGACAAATATAGCTGAGTGGGTGGTTTACAAGATAACAGGAATGCACAAGCACGATTGGGAAAGAAGGTAG
- the pstB gene encoding phosphate ABC transporter ATP-binding protein PstB — translation MVIIETKDLNLYYGDNHALKNVNIKINAKSITALIGPSGCGKSTFLRTLNRMNDLIENVRIEGKVYFENKDIYKDIDVISLRKKIGMVFQKPNPFPMSIYDNVAYGPRIHGIKKKEILDEIVETSLRKAYLWEEVKDRLKKSAFSLSGGQQQRLCIARVLAVEPEVILLDEPTSALDPISTLKIEELLEELKKNYTIVIVTHNMQQAARISDWTGFFLNGELIEYDRTITIFNTPKDKRTEDYITGRFG, via the coding sequence ATGGTTATTATAGAAACAAAAGATTTAAATTTATATTATGGTGACAATCATGCTCTTAAAAATGTAAACATAAAGATAAATGCAAAATCCATTACAGCTTTAATTGGTCCATCTGGTTGTGGGAAGTCTACCTTTTTGAGAACTCTTAACCGCATGAATGACCTTATTGAAAATGTAAGAATAGAAGGCAAGGTCTATTTTGAAAACAAGGATATTTATAAGGACATTGATGTTATAAGCCTCAGAAAGAAAATTGGAATGGTATTTCAAAAGCCAAATCCTTTCCCAATGAGTATATATGACAATGTAGCATACGGTCCAAGAATACATGGGATTAAGAAAAAGGAGATACTTGATGAGATTGTAGAGACCAGTTTAAGAAAGGCATACCTTTGGGAAGAGGTAAAAGATAGGCTAAAAAAAAGTGCATTCTCATTGTCTGGAGGTCAGCAACAAAGACTGTGTATTGCAAGAGTTTTGGCAGTGGAACCTGAGGTCATTTTACTTGATGAACCAACTTCTGCACTTGACCCAATTTCTACTTTAAAAATAGAAGAGCTGTTAGAGGAACTCAAGAAAAATTATACAATTGTGATAGTAACTCACAATATGCAACAAGCGGCAAGAATATCTGACTGGACAGGATTTTTCCTTAACGGTGAACTTATCGAATATGATAGGACAATTACTATTTTTAACACACCAAAGGATAAGAGAACTGAGGATTATATAACAGGTAGATTCGGATAA
- a CDS encoding DUF47 domain-containing protein has translation MWSIIPKENQFFVLLNNAIENAYQSAVMLNQLINNLSNMSKYITELEKAENRGDDITHQVIELLNRTFITPLDREDLFAIIKEIDNIVDALETVAHRFEIYNVNQIKPEAKILSEMIINCTKELKSVVENLKDLKNTKLIKEKIIEVNRIEDEGDIVYRNAIKKLFSENRDKPIEVIIWKEIFGFLEDTLDACEDVANVIEGVVTKNA, from the coding sequence ATGTGGAGTATTATTCCAAAAGAAAATCAATTTTTTGTTCTCCTAAACAATGCAATTGAAAATGCTTATCAATCGGCAGTAATGTTAAATCAACTCATTAATAACCTTTCAAATATGAGTAAATACATTACAGAACTTGAAAAAGCCGAGAATAGAGGTGATGATATTACTCATCAGGTAATTGAACTTCTCAACAGAACTTTCATTACCCCTCTTGACAGAGAGGATTTGTTTGCAATCATAAAAGAAATTGACAACATTGTCGATGCACTTGAGACAGTGGCACACAGATTCGAAATTTACAATGTTAACCAAATAAAGCCTGAAGCTAAAATTCTTTCTGAGATGATAATTAATTGTACAAAAGAGTTAAAAAGTGTTGTGGAAAACCTAAAAGATCTGAAAAACACAAAATTAATTAAAGAAAAGATAATCGAAGTTAATAGGATTGAGGATGAGGGTGATATTGTTTACAGAAATGCAATAAAGAAATTATTTTCAGAAAACAGGGACAAGCCAATTGAAGTCATCATTTGGAAAGAAATATTTGGCTTTTTAGAAGATACCTTAGATGCCTGTGAAGATGTTGCAAATGTAATAGAAGGAGTCGTGACAAAAAATGCATAG
- a CDS encoding inorganic phosphate transporter: MHSIPLNLLLIIILALTFDFINGFHDTANAIATSVSTRVLTPRAAIFMSAVFNFFGAMINTEVAKTIGHGIVDPKFVTEYLVLAAVIAAILWDLITWWWGIPSSSSHAIIGGLIGAAIVTTKSLSDINWIGFVKKIVLPLIISPVLGFVFGYLFMMILYIVFAKVHPNIVNKYFSKLQILSAMWMAYSHGSNDAQKSMGIITMALVSAGILNNFVVPDWVKFACALAMALGTSFGGWRIIKTMGIKIIKLAPINGFAAETGAALTIQFATHIGAPVSTTHVISSSIMGVGACKKFSAVRWGIAKNIVIAWILTIPMCSLIGGVIAWVINLIV; this comes from the coding sequence ATGCATAGCATTCCATTAAATCTTCTTCTGATAATTATCCTGGCTTTGACGTTTGATTTTATAAATGGGTTTCATGATACGGCAAACGCTATTGCAACATCTGTCTCAACACGTGTTTTGACACCGAGAGCTGCAATATTTATGTCAGCAGTTTTTAACTTCTTTGGCGCAATGATTAACACAGAGGTTGCAAAAACTATAGGCCATGGGATAGTGGACCCAAAGTTTGTGACAGAGTACCTTGTTCTTGCGGCTGTTATTGCAGCAATTTTGTGGGATTTGATTACCTGGTGGTGGGGAATACCTTCCTCTTCCTCACATGCGATAATAGGCGGTCTAATTGGTGCTGCAATTGTTACTACAAAGTCACTTTCTGATATAAACTGGATAGGATTTGTCAAAAAAATAGTACTGCCACTCATTATCTCGCCTGTGTTGGGTTTTGTTTTTGGATACTTGTTCATGATGATTCTTTACATAGTATTTGCTAAGGTTCATCCTAATATTGTAAATAAATATTTTTCAAAATTACAAATACTGTCTGCAATGTGGATGGCATATAGTCACGGTTCAAATGACGCTCAAAAGTCAATGGGAATAATTACAATGGCCCTTGTGAGCGCAGGGATTTTAAATAACTTTGTTGTACCTGATTGGGTAAAATTTGCTTGCGCACTTGCAATGGCACTTGGTACTTCTTTTGGTGGCTGGAGAATAATAAAGACGATGGGTATTAAGATAATAAAGTTAGCACCCATCAATGGTTTTGCTGCAGAGACAGGAGCAGCACTTACAATTCAGTTTGCAACACATATTGGTGCACCTGTCTCAACAACACATGTAATTTCATCTTCAATTATGGGAGTTGGGGCGTGTAAAAAATTCTCAGCAGTAAGATGGGGAATTGCAAAAAATATTGTGATTGCTTGGATTTTGACAATTCCCATGTGTAGTTTAATTGGCGGAGTAATTGCTTGGGTTATTAATCTAATTGTTTAA